A section of the Agromyces aurantiacus genome encodes:
- a CDS encoding nucleotidyltransferase family protein, producing MSTFTPIKIDPAIDQLVGDAAHLLGRTKKDIVAAAIREFIETHRAELSAGVNATADRLARPHAEPRRTGIGPLRARLNSNREELVAALAALGASNIRVFGSVARGDESASSDIDLLVDLADDVGLFGLGTMRSTAERILDAPVDIVPASSLKADVADTVLREARPV from the coding sequence ATGTCGACATTCACCCCGATCAAGATCGATCCGGCCATCGACCAGCTCGTCGGCGACGCCGCGCACCTTCTCGGGCGAACGAAGAAGGACATCGTCGCGGCTGCCATTCGCGAGTTCATCGAGACCCACCGGGCGGAACTCAGCGCCGGTGTCAACGCGACCGCCGATCGCTTGGCGAGACCCCACGCAGAACCTCGGCGCACCGGCATCGGGCCGCTGCGTGCTCGACTCAACTCGAATCGCGAGGAACTCGTCGCCGCGCTCGCAGCGCTCGGCGCCTCGAACATCCGCGTATTCGGGAGCGTCGCCCGCGGCGACGAATCGGCGTCCAGCGACATCGACCTGCTCGTCGACCTCGCCGACGACGTCGGCCTCTTCGGTCTCGGCACGATGCGCAGCACGGCCGAGCGGATCCTCGACGCGCCGGTCGACATCGTCCCGGCGTCGAGCCTGAAGGCGGATGTCGCCGACACCGTGCTGCGCGAAGCGAGACCGGTGTGA
- a CDS encoding HepT-like ribonuclease domain-containing protein: MRDQLAHRYFDTAHSIVMTTARTDIPRLKVAAERLLEADRGE; the protein is encoded by the coding sequence ATGCGGGACCAACTCGCGCACCGTTACTTCGACACCGCGCACTCGATCGTCATGACGACGGCGCGAACCGATATTCCTCGCCTGAAGGTCGCGGCCGAGCGACTGCTCGAAGCCGACCGCGGCGAGTAG
- a CDS encoding DNA cytosine methyltransferase encodes MTRANPLRERRRPSFELGSRRLTVVDLFAGCGGLTLGVAQAAQERGLALDIPLAIDFELAPVQVFRANFPEANVQAATVEAYFDGALGEERTITEIGVVDQVGDIDLLIGGPPCQGHSDLNNHTRRDDPKNRLYLRMARAAEVLRPRVMVIENVPAVVHDSQHVVARTRAHLEQIGYQVATSRIELVQLGIPQTRRRHILLAVRADALSAGVSAAELIEFLPQPMRDLRWAIGDLEQVSSDRWVDQPSRMSPENQRRIQWLIDNDELNLPNHLRPKCHRGDHSYVSMYGRLSWKLPAQTITSGFGSMGQGRYGHPSQPRTITPHEAARIQGFPDYFQFEAAVTRTELSVIIGNAVPPALTRVLTTRLIDSGVLGHADVVNLKASA; translated from the coding sequence ATGACAAGAGCGAACCCCCTTCGCGAGCGACGCCGCCCGAGCTTCGAGCTTGGGTCCCGCCGGCTCACTGTCGTCGATCTTTTTGCTGGCTGCGGCGGACTGACACTCGGTGTGGCTCAAGCGGCGCAAGAACGAGGTCTCGCTCTCGACATCCCACTTGCGATTGACTTCGAACTGGCACCAGTCCAGGTCTTCAGAGCGAACTTCCCCGAGGCGAACGTTCAGGCTGCAACGGTTGAGGCGTACTTCGATGGGGCTCTTGGTGAAGAACGAACGATCACGGAGATCGGAGTCGTCGATCAGGTCGGCGACATCGATCTGCTGATCGGTGGCCCGCCCTGCCAGGGTCACTCCGACCTCAACAACCACACCCGGCGCGACGACCCGAAGAACCGACTGTACCTACGGATGGCTCGCGCGGCCGAGGTGCTGCGTCCGCGCGTCATGGTGATTGAGAATGTGCCCGCGGTCGTGCACGATTCGCAGCATGTCGTCGCCAGAACGAGGGCTCATCTTGAGCAGATCGGGTACCAGGTCGCCACGAGCCGGATCGAACTAGTACAGCTCGGAATCCCCCAGACGCGTCGTCGTCACATCCTACTCGCGGTGCGAGCGGATGCGCTTTCCGCCGGTGTCTCAGCGGCAGAGCTCATCGAGTTCCTTCCTCAGCCGATGCGCGACCTCCGTTGGGCTATCGGCGATCTTGAACAGGTCAGCTCTGATCGGTGGGTTGACCAACCGTCGAGGATGAGTCCTGAGAACCAGCGGCGGATCCAATGGCTCATCGACAATGATGAGCTGAACCTACCCAACCACCTTCGCCCCAAGTGCCACCGCGGCGATCACTCCTACGTGTCGATGTATGGCCGCCTGTCATGGAAGCTGCCCGCCCAAACCATCACGAGCGGCTTCGGGAGCATGGGTCAGGGGCGGTACGGGCACCCCTCTCAGCCTCGAACGATCACTCCCCACGAAGCGGCAAGAATTCAGGGCTTTCCGGACTACTTCCAGTTCGAGGCCGCCGTCACGCGCACCGAGCTGTCGGTGATCATCGGGAATGCGGTTCCGCCGGCACTTACGCGCGTCCTAACCACACGGCTGATCGACTCGGGGGTCCTCGGCCACGCGGACGTGGTCAACCTCAAAGCGTCGGCCTAA
- a CDS encoding LacI family DNA-binding transcriptional regulator has translation MPRKQVGIRDVAAEAGVSVTTVSHVLNDTPHTRTSDETKSRVREAAARLGYHPNRLARGLRTQASGMVGLITEEIATTPHAGRIILGAQEEASRHNLTLAIINSTLRHEPDVEPSEVQAFLDRQVDGIIYATVYHDEVILPEQMHAVPSVLIGARDRDGEVPSIMPDERAGAASVIDLLVRTGHRRIAFAATSVDVPATRGRLRGYRDGMIAAGLDPSAHVVEAVSEAAGGYEATMALLDHGRSPSERPTAVFCYNDRMAMGAYRAAAELGLSVPADVSIVGFDDQAPIAGSLFPALSTVALPHYEMGAWAVATLAAMIEGRDEADAAGPAPTLLPCPIVERGSIAGPAR, from the coding sequence ATGCCTCGCAAGCAGGTCGGAATCCGCGATGTCGCGGCCGAAGCCGGTGTGTCGGTGACGACGGTCTCGCACGTGCTCAACGACACGCCCCACACGCGCACGAGCGACGAGACGAAGTCGCGCGTGCGCGAGGCCGCGGCGCGGCTCGGCTACCACCCGAACCGGCTCGCGCGCGGCCTCCGCACGCAGGCGTCCGGCATGGTGGGCCTCATCACCGAGGAGATCGCGACGACCCCGCACGCGGGTCGCATCATCCTCGGTGCGCAGGAGGAGGCGAGCCGCCACAACCTCACGCTCGCGATCATCAACTCGACGCTGCGGCACGAGCCCGATGTCGAGCCGTCGGAGGTGCAGGCGTTCCTCGACCGCCAGGTCGACGGCATCATCTACGCCACGGTCTACCACGACGAGGTGATCCTGCCCGAACAGATGCACGCCGTGCCGTCCGTGCTCATCGGTGCTCGTGACCGCGACGGCGAGGTGCCCTCGATCATGCCCGACGAGCGCGCGGGCGCGGCATCCGTCATCGACCTGCTCGTGCGCACGGGCCACCGGCGCATCGCGTTCGCCGCGACCTCGGTCGACGTGCCCGCCACGCGCGGACGCCTGCGCGGCTACCGCGACGGCATGATCGCCGCGGGGCTCGACCCGTCGGCGCACGTCGTCGAGGCCGTGTCCGAGGCGGCCGGCGGCTACGAGGCGACGATGGCGCTGCTCGACCACGGGCGCTCGCCGTCGGAGCGGCCCACGGCGGTGTTCTGCTACAACGACCGCATGGCGATGGGCGCCTACCGCGCGGCGGCCGAGCTGGGGCTGTCGGTGCCGGCGGATGTCTCGATCGTCGGCTTCGACGACCAGGCGCCCATCGCGGGCAGCCTGTTCCCGGCGCTGTCGACCGTCGCGCTGCCGCACTACGAGATGGGCGCGTGGGCGGTCGCGACGCTCGCCGCGATGATCGAGGGGCGAGACGAGGCGGATGCCGCGGGGCCGGCGCCGACGCTGCTGCCGTGTCCGATCGTGGAGCGCGGGTCGATCGCGGGCCCGGCTCGCTGA
- a CDS encoding glycosyl hydrolase family 32, which translates to MLRLAASWVWDFWFADDGDRFHLFFLKASRALHDPNRRHWRATIGHAVSTDLVHWAEVADAIVPSDPPAFDDVATWTGSVVRADDGTWRMFYTGVDRAGGGLVQRIGVATSDDLMTWSTTGRALVEPDSRWYERLADGAWPDEAWRDPWVFRDPSGQGWRMLVTARANVGDPSSRGVVGTAWSPDLEQWRVEPPRSAAVSGFGQLEVLQLEQVDGRWVLLFSCLGTELAADRRAAGERGGIWAVNVKDPAGPFDVAAAYRVADEELYVGRLVRDRAGRWWMMAFKNTTADGAWVGEITDPMPVGWVEGRLTMVAEVAVPGASGAPSVPDAELVADA; encoded by the coding sequence ATGCTCCGACTCGCCGCATCCTGGGTGTGGGACTTCTGGTTCGCCGACGACGGCGACCGGTTCCACCTCTTCTTCCTCAAGGCGTCGCGGGCCCTGCACGACCCGAATCGCCGCCACTGGCGCGCGACGATCGGACACGCCGTCTCGACCGACCTCGTGCACTGGGCGGAGGTCGCCGACGCGATCGTGCCATCCGACCCGCCTGCGTTCGACGACGTCGCGACGTGGACGGGCTCCGTCGTGCGCGCCGACGACGGCACGTGGCGCATGTTCTACACGGGCGTCGACCGCGCCGGTGGCGGGCTCGTGCAGCGCATCGGCGTCGCGACATCCGACGACCTCATGACCTGGTCGACCACCGGCCGCGCGCTCGTCGAACCCGACTCGCGCTGGTATGAGCGGCTGGCCGACGGCGCCTGGCCCGACGAGGCGTGGCGCGACCCGTGGGTGTTCCGCGACCCGTCGGGCCAGGGCTGGCGGATGCTCGTGACCGCGCGCGCGAACGTCGGCGACCCGTCGTCGCGGGGCGTCGTCGGCACCGCGTGGTCGCCCGACCTCGAGCAGTGGCGCGTCGAGCCGCCGCGCTCGGCCGCCGTCTCAGGCTTCGGGCAGCTCGAGGTGCTGCAGCTCGAGCAGGTCGACGGCCGCTGGGTGCTGCTCTTCTCGTGTCTCGGCACCGAGCTCGCGGCCGACCGCCGGGCGGCGGGGGAGCGCGGCGGCATCTGGGCGGTGAACGTGAAGGATCCGGCGGGGCCGTTCGATGTCGCTGCCGCGTATCGCGTTGCCGACGAGGAGCTGTACGTCGGGCGGCTCGTGCGCGATCGCGCGGGTCGGTGGTGGATGATGGCCTTCAAGAACACGACGGCGGATGGCGCGTGGGTGGGGGAGATCACCGACCCGATGCCGGTCGGGTGGGTCGAGGGGAGGCTGACAATGGTGGCGGAGGTCGCGGTGCCCGGTGCGTCTGGTGCGCCGTCTGTCCCGGATGCCGAGCTGGTCGCCGATGCCTGA
- a CDS encoding very short patch repair endonuclease, protein MSWASSDGVRKSMVANRRRDSGPELLVRKRLFAAGLRYRVDYAPLGGRRRADIVFTRRRVAVFIDGCFWHGCPVHATIPKRNTDYWAPKLLRNIERDRETDRALHSAGWTVLRYWEHEDVDAVAASVIEAVRGAAASGHNGAH, encoded by the coding sequence ATGTCATGGGCATCGAGCGACGGTGTGCGCAAATCGATGGTGGCGAATCGACGGAGGGACAGCGGCCCGGAACTCCTCGTGAGGAAACGGCTCTTCGCGGCAGGACTTCGCTACCGTGTCGATTACGCACCTCTCGGCGGTCGGCGTCGCGCTGACATTGTCTTCACCCGGCGACGCGTTGCGGTCTTCATTGATGGCTGCTTTTGGCACGGGTGCCCGGTGCACGCGACAATACCGAAGCGGAACACCGACTACTGGGCGCCGAAGCTCTTGCGCAACATCGAGCGCGACCGTGAGACTGATCGGGCGTTGCATTCTGCAGGATGGACCGTCCTGCGGTACTGGGAGCACGAGGACGTCGACGCGGTGGCCGCATCGGTCATCGAGGCGGTCCGCGGAGCCGCAGCATCGGGCCATAACGGTGCTCACTGA
- a CDS encoding FtsK/SpoIIIE domain-containing protein — MTDAADNTLGRVVALVALDSVTKGSDGTRAALRVAGFEKDIVRSAVLEVAERLSSDGAPQVIVKVGTTTPIEGIPSDYLLEEGMQLTAWRNVTGEGDSVLLFDWGVPPDAQGLTAVNRLDGSILLNGPDHEARFATLAQEAWAEVGGEGRVPAVLAAYQERVWGTVSESEEEGRSLRRLARYLVESAAAVVRSGVHSSDVIHAAVSSALPSIGLFPDGDLFVSESAVEARIRKNVRVSGLRQPSGAPLTEEDLLGRIDAAELTVAALERVHLSADGAKAHMRDLVMALGSTEDALRALDLPLWLEIFEKRSAKIGLGRLIREAIERVADDRLDEFDALLVQEGLDRSDQEAAERFLFAEPPVNADALADLLPKPLRRRVEKIAFPDSLVVPDPLRALLRELTYFDEDEEGTVTVRMEGSLESGAWTRWLFAFLYGRSLALVQASVGLRLGLEVDACLLERAMPELPPEAEPFDMAEAWAPIRIVVEMQGGVQRRFRWDPFSTPGQIAVAALLNGFETSPGEVYEGSFDGFLDQFSDPRYWRRRTVDAPATPFAAELFNLRRRHFALLGDGIDADLINSYLDEWEETMSRARAQLVPANAPDADLSDVVLSDVIRLADHRLAMLATHPLRLRWIARHYVQLTGLISKALTERLKLNSENSDLFFDALERVSPHGTPALVVGPKTVAIPMRESAGHEEYAPVRKAGSQSQDWLSAVDEAAIEEMVRVIADYLATYPHKLDGLSVLLLDRNGDPVLPVRVAKRVRAKSPQLRLDLVVLAPRESHHGIIQAFDTEFADSDVAEERFLPDVQLVLKSWSSERDADLGGLEDSIDVALAPALFGTQTTLNASTRDPAATIAGRYDPWIHPSAHNLTESSENVVRELLPSSQDTVLETWSTLCVRYDRSSAVAREKASNTDYFEMQVQFDQHQKLFLSLHGVAHWVVTLDSFVGRDQIDNLRDRPDVILVKPGVGKNEAYTLIVSSQTGKELVVQRLRRRLVDINVVASNAAEETASRIYSVGRNVVPGAVLRSLGIGTTINEVVGLVATRFVVAQHFPVREEESSLVVWLSFDEQQRWFGRGAKTRADLGRFVLRLNEGGGVSLDVLVAESKFRQEYDHGSAEEQLNRTTDLCRSAFASGGEATDDHKFWLEELASSIEQTSSRELSGSELPSRSRVGPARLDLEARVIEALRASNVALKRVHGVAVAIAAAQKEPAPAPRGLGRHTLIRLNRPELQRVIGLLRAHSDPGAEPGGPINSLDEAPARSIVPPEEEPAEAESAKTSDAAGPTDAHRRISGKATFDARAARVHNVAQAGGLGESELRRRYNKVLGVFGLHNVQVGPPETGSPWQEGPGFYVLRFVPKPGVAVDKVVNRRDEIFLALGLPAGYSVRTKNDRGAVVFEIPKFEGEKYGIPAAALWEASPIEHDELKAPIGADISGNPVEISFSSPDSPHLLVAGTTGSGKSVALDTILKGLIRYDVDSVRLQLVDPKGTELVDFEDDPHVDGPIGIDADDAKQILEAAVQEMENRYRAMKTVRARKLVELNARVDASHRKPWIIIVLDEYADLTSDPDDKRAIEDLLRRLTQKARAAGIHVIAATQRPSADVISTTIRSNFPAQLALRVKTATDSRIVLDETGAESLAGQGDALLHTAQGTVRIQVAYDSS, encoded by the coding sequence ATGACCGACGCAGCAGACAATACTCTCGGCCGCGTAGTAGCGCTTGTAGCGCTCGACTCGGTCACGAAGGGGTCAGATGGCACGCGTGCTGCGCTTCGTGTCGCGGGGTTCGAGAAGGACATCGTCCGGTCGGCCGTGCTGGAGGTCGCGGAGAGGCTGAGCTCGGACGGGGCACCGCAGGTGATCGTGAAGGTGGGTACCACAACGCCCATCGAAGGCATTCCATCCGACTACCTCCTTGAGGAGGGAATGCAGCTCACTGCCTGGCGGAACGTTACCGGGGAGGGGGACTCCGTTCTTCTCTTCGATTGGGGGGTGCCCCCGGATGCTCAAGGCCTCACAGCAGTGAATCGCCTCGACGGCTCGATTTTGTTGAACGGTCCCGATCACGAAGCGCGGTTCGCGACTCTTGCCCAGGAAGCATGGGCGGAGGTCGGTGGCGAGGGTAGGGTGCCAGCGGTCCTCGCGGCATACCAGGAACGCGTCTGGGGCACGGTCTCTGAATCTGAAGAGGAGGGCCGGTCGCTTCGCCGTTTGGCTCGCTATCTGGTGGAGTCGGCTGCAGCCGTCGTACGCTCCGGGGTGCACTCAAGTGATGTGATCCATGCGGCCGTGTCAAGCGCGCTCCCCAGCATTGGCTTGTTCCCGGACGGCGACCTATTTGTCTCAGAGAGTGCGGTTGAAGCTCGGATCAGAAAGAATGTCCGCGTCAGCGGACTGAGGCAGCCCAGCGGAGCCCCCCTAACTGAGGAAGATCTTCTTGGTCGCATCGATGCCGCTGAGCTCACCGTCGCCGCGCTGGAGCGCGTGCATCTCTCGGCGGACGGCGCGAAGGCGCACATGCGAGACCTGGTGATGGCCCTGGGGTCAACTGAGGATGCTCTACGGGCACTTGATCTCCCGTTATGGCTTGAGATATTCGAGAAACGGTCGGCGAAGATTGGTCTTGGGCGCCTCATTCGCGAAGCGATCGAACGCGTCGCCGACGATCGTCTGGACGAGTTCGATGCTCTGCTCGTTCAGGAAGGTTTGGACCGCAGCGATCAGGAGGCGGCCGAACGGTTTCTGTTCGCTGAGCCGCCTGTCAACGCCGACGCACTTGCTGACTTACTCCCCAAGCCGCTACGGCGTCGAGTCGAGAAGATTGCCTTTCCCGACTCGCTCGTTGTGCCTGACCCGCTGCGCGCGCTGCTGCGGGAGCTCACGTACTTTGACGAGGACGAGGAGGGAACGGTCACCGTCCGGATGGAGGGAAGCCTAGAATCCGGCGCTTGGACACGCTGGCTGTTTGCCTTCCTATACGGCAGGAGTCTCGCGCTCGTTCAGGCATCGGTCGGACTTCGACTCGGACTGGAAGTCGATGCTTGTCTCCTCGAACGTGCTATGCCGGAGTTGCCTCCAGAGGCAGAGCCGTTCGATATGGCCGAGGCATGGGCGCCGATCCGGATCGTTGTCGAGATGCAGGGCGGAGTGCAGCGGCGGTTCCGTTGGGACCCGTTCAGCACGCCTGGGCAAATTGCCGTTGCCGCGCTGCTCAACGGATTCGAGACCTCACCCGGCGAGGTATACGAGGGCAGCTTTGACGGATTCCTGGATCAGTTCAGCGACCCGCGGTATTGGCGGCGGCGCACGGTTGATGCTCCGGCCACCCCATTTGCTGCTGAGTTGTTCAATCTGCGCCGACGACACTTCGCTCTGCTCGGCGACGGTATTGACGCCGACCTCATCAACTCGTACCTGGACGAGTGGGAGGAGACGATGAGTCGTGCTCGAGCACAGCTCGTTCCTGCGAACGCTCCAGATGCTGACCTATCAGATGTCGTGCTCAGCGATGTGATCCGCCTCGCGGATCACCGGTTGGCAATGCTCGCGACCCATCCCCTTCGACTGCGCTGGATCGCTCGACACTATGTCCAGCTAACGGGCCTGATCTCGAAGGCGCTGACGGAGCGACTCAAGCTGAACTCTGAGAACAGCGACCTGTTTTTCGATGCGCTTGAGCGCGTCTCACCCCACGGCACGCCCGCACTGGTCGTCGGACCGAAGACCGTCGCGATTCCGATGCGTGAATCGGCGGGGCACGAGGAGTACGCGCCCGTGCGCAAAGCAGGAAGCCAGTCGCAGGATTGGTTGTCTGCTGTTGATGAGGCGGCCATTGAGGAAATGGTTCGCGTGATTGCGGACTACCTGGCGACGTATCCACACAAGCTGGATGGGTTGTCGGTCCTGTTGCTCGACCGCAACGGCGACCCGGTACTTCCGGTGCGCGTCGCCAAGCGCGTGCGTGCTAAGAGCCCCCAGCTCCGTCTCGACCTGGTCGTCCTCGCGCCGCGCGAGAGCCACCACGGCATAATCCAGGCGTTCGACACAGAGTTTGCTGACTCTGACGTCGCGGAGGAGCGGTTCCTTCCAGACGTTCAGCTTGTCCTAAAGTCATGGAGTTCCGAACGGGACGCGGACCTCGGCGGCCTTGAGGACTCAATCGATGTCGCGCTCGCGCCAGCACTATTCGGAACGCAGACAACCCTGAACGCGAGTACGCGGGATCCGGCAGCAACCATCGCCGGCCGGTACGACCCTTGGATCCATCCATCGGCTCACAATCTCACCGAATCGAGCGAGAATGTTGTCCGCGAACTTCTACCTAGCTCACAGGATACGGTCTTGGAGACATGGTCGACTCTCTGTGTTCGCTACGACCGGAGCTCTGCCGTTGCGCGCGAGAAGGCGAGCAACACCGACTACTTTGAGATGCAGGTTCAGTTCGATCAACACCAGAAGCTGTTCCTTTCACTGCACGGCGTAGCACACTGGGTCGTGACGCTTGATTCGTTCGTAGGCCGCGATCAGATCGACAACCTGAGGGACCGTCCGGACGTCATCCTTGTGAAACCGGGCGTAGGCAAGAACGAGGCCTATACGCTCATCGTAAGCTCGCAGACGGGCAAGGAGCTCGTTGTACAGCGCCTTCGGCGACGATTGGTCGACATTAATGTCGTTGCGAGCAACGCGGCTGAGGAGACGGCCTCCAGGATCTACTCCGTTGGCCGAAACGTCGTGCCGGGAGCCGTGCTGCGCTCGCTCGGCATCGGTACGACCATCAACGAGGTCGTCGGTCTCGTCGCGACCAGATTCGTCGTCGCGCAACACTTTCCGGTACGTGAGGAGGAGAGCAGCCTCGTCGTTTGGCTCAGCTTCGATGAGCAGCAGAGGTGGTTCGGCCGAGGCGCGAAGACGCGTGCAGACCTCGGCAGGTTTGTGCTCCGCCTCAATGAGGGCGGAGGAGTGTCGCTTGACGTGCTCGTCGCCGAATCGAAGTTCCGTCAAGAGTACGACCACGGCTCCGCCGAAGAACAACTGAACCGCACAACTGACCTCTGCCGATCGGCATTCGCGTCTGGTGGAGAGGCTACCGACGACCACAAATTCTGGCTGGAGGAGCTCGCCTCCTCTATCGAGCAAACCAGCAGCCGGGAGTTAAGTGGTTCAGAACTCCCGTCGCGGAGTCGGGTCGGTCCAGCGCGCCTCGACCTTGAGGCGCGAGTGATCGAGGCACTGCGTGCCAGCAACGTCGCCCTCAAGCGGGTACATGGTGTGGCCGTCGCGATCGCTGCGGCCCAGAAGGAGCCGGCACCGGCGCCTCGAGGGCTCGGTAGGCACACACTAATCCGGCTGAACCGGCCGGAACTCCAGCGAGTGATTGGGCTGCTTCGGGCGCATAGTGACCCGGGAGCAGAACCCGGGGGCCCGATCAATAGCCTGGACGAGGCGCCCGCGAGAAGTATTGTGCCGCCGGAGGAGGAACCGGCTGAAGCTGAATCGGCAAAGACTAGTGACGCCGCTGGCCCAACAGATGCTCATCGCCGCATCAGCGGCAAGGCAACATTCGACGCCCGCGCGGCGCGAGTACACAATGTCGCCCAGGCCGGCGGCTTAGGGGAGAGCGAGCTTCGACGCCGGTACAACAAGGTGCTTGGCGTCTTTGGGCTGCACAATGTCCAAGTAGGGCCGCCAGAAACCGGGAGTCCGTGGCAGGAAGGCCCTGGGTTCTATGTGTTGCGCTTCGTACCAAAGCCGGGCGTCGCGGTTGACAAGGTTGTGAACCGCCGCGATGAAATTTTCCTAGCGCTTGGGTTGCCGGCCGGCTATAGCGTTCGGACCAAGAACGATCGCGGCGCCGTCGTATTCGAGATTCCGAAGTTCGAGGGCGAGAAGTACGGAATTCCCGCTGCGGCGCTTTGGGAAGCCAGTCCAATCGAGCATGATGAGCTGAAGGCACCTATCGGCGCTGATATCTCGGGGAACCCGGTGGAGATCAGCTTCTCCTCGCCAGACTCACCACACCTGTTGGTCGCGGGCACGACGGGATCAGGCAAGTCGGTTGCGCTCGACACCATTCTCAAGGGTTTGATCCGATACGACGTCGACTCAGTTCGTCTCCAGCTCGTGGATCCCAAGGGCACCGAGCTCGTCGACTTCGAGGACGACCCGCACGTTGACGGTCCTATCGGGATTGACGCCGACGACGCGAAACAGATCCTCGAAGCGGCGGTTCAGGAGATGGAGAACCGCTATCGTGCAATGAAGACGGTTCGCGCTCGCAAGCTCGTTGAGCTCAACGCGCGCGTGGACGCCTCACACCGTAAGCCGTGGATCATCATCGTCCTCGATGAATACGCGGACCTCACAAGCGATCCGGACGATAAGCGCGCTATCGAGGATCTGCTGCGACGGTTGACTCAGAAGGCCCGCGCCGCTGGTATTCACGTGATTGCTGCGACGCAGCGTCCGAGCGCTGACGTCATCTCGACGACGATCAGGTCGAACTTCCCAGCACAGCTCGCGCTGCGGGTCAAGACCGCAACAGACAGCCGCATTGTCCTCGATGAGACGGGTGCGGAGTCGCTCGCAGGGCAGGGCGACGCGCTTCTGCACACGGCGCAGGGAACGGTGCGCATCCAGGTTGCGTACGACAGTTCGTGA
- a CDS encoding HepT-like ribonuclease domain-containing protein produces MSRSSRARLGDILAACAAIEDYAARSDDDPIVFDAIRIRLVEIGEAVKDLDPSVTSAEPDIPGSRSSECGTNSRTVTSTPRTRSS; encoded by the coding sequence GTGAGCCGTTCGTCGCGTGCTCGCCTCGGCGACATCCTCGCCGCGTGCGCCGCCATCGAGGACTACGCCGCCCGATCAGACGACGATCCGATCGTCTTCGACGCGATCCGCATCCGCCTCGTCGAGATCGGGGAAGCGGTCAAGGATCTCGACCCGTCCGTCACCTCGGCGGAGCCCGACATCCCTGGGTCGAGATCGTCCGAATGCGGGACCAACTCGCGCACCGTTACTTCGACACCGCGCACTCGATCGTCATGA
- a CDS encoding carbohydrate kinase family protein produces MPEPRSGALVIGEALMDLVDDGRSITRSPGGSPANVALGLARLGVPTRLRTALADDDDGRAILARLTESGVAVDPESMCLDRTSTALAVLDGKGAAEYDFDIEWRVASPIHVGSAAVVHSGSIALFLEPGAEAVADALVARPEGVLVSLDPNIRPALLGEQTATRATFERLAAAADVVKLSDEDAAWLYPDESLAAVLDRLLELGVALAAVTRGGAGALLATRTTRVEVEPLSVRVRDTVGAGDTFMAALIAGVLNRDSTEPLLELREPDLLRLGRFAAAAAGVTVSRVGADLPTADEVARAQHAAAVDRCTTESAGTILW; encoded by the coding sequence ATGCCTGAGCCGCGGTCGGGCGCCCTCGTCATCGGCGAGGCGCTGATGGACCTCGTCGACGACGGCCGCTCGATCACGCGCTCGCCGGGCGGCTCGCCGGCCAACGTCGCGCTCGGCTTGGCGCGCCTCGGCGTTCCGACGCGACTGCGCACCGCGCTCGCCGACGATGACGACGGCCGCGCCATCCTCGCCCGGCTGACGGAGTCGGGTGTCGCCGTCGACCCGGAGTCGATGTGCCTCGACCGCACGTCGACCGCGCTCGCCGTGCTCGACGGCAAGGGCGCGGCGGAGTACGACTTCGACATCGAGTGGCGCGTGGCCTCGCCGATTCACGTCGGCTCGGCGGCGGTGGTGCACTCGGGGTCGATCGCGCTGTTCCTCGAGCCGGGCGCCGAGGCCGTCGCTGATGCGCTCGTTGCGCGCCCCGAGGGCGTGCTCGTCTCGCTCGACCCCAACATCCGCCCGGCACTGCTCGGTGAGCAGACGGCGACTCGCGCGACCTTCGAACGACTCGCGGCCGCCGCCGACGTGGTCAAGCTCAGCGATGAAGACGCCGCCTGGCTCTACCCCGACGAGTCGCTCGCCGCCGTGCTCGACCGACTCCTCGAGCTCGGCGTCGCGCTCGCCGCGGTGACGCGCGGTGGCGCCGGCGCCCTGCTCGCCACCCGCACGACCCGAGTCGAGGTCGAGCCGCTCTCGGTGCGCGTTCGCGACACCGTCGGCGCAGGCGACACCTTCATGGCCGCCCTCATCGCGGGAGTACTCAACCGAGACAGCACCGAACCGCTCCTCGAGCTCCGCGAACCCGACCTGCTCCGCCTCGGCCGCTTCGCTGCCGCCGCGGCCGGCGTCACGGTCAGTCGCGTCGGCGCCGACCTGCCCACCGCCGACGAGGTCGCGCGAGCCCAGCACGCGGCGGCGGTCGACCGCTGCACGACCGAATCGGCGGGCACCATCCTTTGGTGA